A single window of Microcoleus sp. FACHB-68 DNA harbors:
- a CDS encoding NfeD family protein: MPIPLRLWDIFMFAVRIFSAAKADNRPSTGVRKHSLKLTFRYLVSGAIVDEPIQPQQVGRVQFDGSLWPARCEQEVTLAAGQSVCVVRRCGLTLLLEPAGSNVREIQKSAV, encoded by the coding sequence ATGCCAATCCCGTTGAGGCTGTGGGATATTTTCATGTTTGCTGTCAGGATTTTTTCAGCGGCGAAAGCTGACAACCGGCCTAGCACTGGTGTCAGAAAACATTCTCTCAAGTTAACCTTTCGCTACTTAGTATCGGGAGCGATTGTAGATGAGCCGATACAACCTCAACAGGTGGGTAGAGTTCAATTTGATGGCTCATTGTGGCCGGCTCGTTGTGAGCAAGAAGTCACGCTGGCAGCCGGCCAGAGTGTTTGTGTGGTTCGCAGATGCGGACTCACTTTACTGCTTGAACCTGCCGGCTCAAATGTCAGGGAAATTCAAAAAAGTGCGGTGTAA
- the ureA gene encoding urease subunit gamma: protein MQLSPQEKDKLLIFTAGLLAERRKNRGLKLNHPEAVAYISAAILEGARDGRTVADLMSYGTTLLTRDDVMEGVPEMVDEVQVEATFPDGTKLVTVHTPIR, encoded by the coding sequence ATGCAACTCTCACCGCAAGAAAAAGACAAATTACTAATTTTTACTGCCGGCTTGCTTGCAGAACGTCGCAAAAATAGAGGGTTAAAACTGAATCACCCAGAAGCCGTTGCTTATATTTCTGCGGCAATTTTGGAAGGGGCGAGAGATGGGCGCACTGTTGCAGATTTAATGAGTTACGGAACAACGCTGCTAACGCGGGATGATGTCATGGAAGGAGTGCCAGAAATGGTAGATGAGGTACAAGTAGAAGCAACCTTTCCTGATGGCACAAAATTAGTAACTGTGCATACCCCAATTCGTTAG
- a CDS encoding urease accessory protein UreD → MPAENLSTGWHGNLNLIYAKRAGTTQLIHNQNQAPLKVQRPFYPEGPAVCHSIILHTAGGIVGGDHLYSDFHLQPDAHALITTAAAGKIYRSNGNSARQNIQIHVETGACLEWLPQESIIFNGAIYQQNLKVELAPKASWLGWEITRFGRTARGEQFLQGNWRSHTEIWQEGQPLWIDRQHLTGGEEMFNSPHGLAGQPVVGTLAWVGQPATPEIVEKARLLWQTAEHQGEAGVSRLTAGLLCRYRGQSTSEVRNWFTDVWQLLRPSFLGRTSRLPRVWQN, encoded by the coding sequence ATGCCGGCAGAAAACTTATCCACCGGCTGGCATGGCAATCTTAACTTGATTTACGCCAAACGTGCCGGCACAACTCAATTAATTCATAATCAAAATCAAGCACCTTTGAAAGTGCAGCGACCATTTTATCCTGAAGGGCCGGCTGTCTGTCATAGCATTATTTTACACACCGCCGGCGGCATCGTGGGGGGCGATCACTTATATTCAGATTTTCACCTTCAACCGGATGCTCACGCCTTAATTACCACCGCAGCCGCCGGTAAAATTTATCGAAGTAATGGTAATTCTGCTAGACAAAACATTCAAATTCATGTCGAAACGGGTGCTTGTTTAGAATGGCTGCCGCAAGAATCAATTATATTTAACGGGGCAATTTATCAGCAAAATTTAAAAGTTGAATTAGCCCCAAAAGCAAGCTGGTTGGGATGGGAAATTACCCGTTTCGGTCGAACTGCTAGAGGTGAACAATTTTTGCAAGGAAATTGGCGTTCTCACACAGAAATTTGGCAGGAAGGACAACCTTTGTGGATAGACCGGCAGCACTTAACAGGTGGAGAAGAAATGTTCAACAGTCCGCACGGATTAGCCGGACAGCCGGTGGTGGGAACATTGGCTTGGGTGGGGCAGCCGGCAACGCCAGAAATCGTAGAAAAAGCCCGCCTTTTGTGGCAAACTGCTGAACACCAAGGCGAAGCCGGAGTCAGCCGGCTCACCGCAGGACTCTTATGCCGATATCGTGGTCAGTCTACCTCAGAGGTGAGAAACTGGTTTACAGATGTTTGGCAACTGCTACGCCCATCCTTTTTAGGACGTACCAGCCGCCTACCGCGAGTTTGGCAAAATTAA
- the urtE gene encoding urea ABC transporter ATP-binding subunit UrtE: MLQVAGLNVYYGESHILRDVDLSVPAGKMVCLIGRNGVGKTTLLKTVMGLLKPRSGTITFAGNLINSKSPDKRARSGIGYVPQGREIIPRLTVKENLLLGLEARSRQEKRLTPNQAIPDEIFELFPVLKSMLSRMGGDLSGGQQQQLAIARALMGKPQLLVLDEPTEGIQPSIILEIEAAVRGIIAATGISVLLVEQHLHFVRQADWYYAMQKGGIVASGATSELSNEIIQRFLAV, translated from the coding sequence ATGCTGCAAGTAGCTGGATTAAATGTTTACTACGGTGAGAGTCATATTCTTCGGGATGTGGATTTAAGCGTGCCGGCGGGCAAAATGGTATGTCTAATTGGACGCAATGGCGTAGGCAAAACGACGCTTTTAAAAACTGTGATGGGGTTGCTCAAACCTCGCAGTGGCACGATTACCTTTGCCGGCAATTTAATCAATTCCAAATCTCCAGATAAACGCGCCCGATCAGGGATTGGATATGTACCCCAAGGACGAGAAATTATCCCGCGTTTGACGGTAAAAGAAAATTTGCTCTTGGGTTTAGAAGCAAGAAGCCGGCAAGAGAAACGCCTCACCCCCAATCAAGCCATTCCCGATGAAATTTTTGAGCTATTTCCTGTCTTAAAATCCATGCTTTCTCGCATGGGTGGCGACTTGAGCGGAGGACAGCAACAGCAGCTAGCTATTGCCCGTGCGTTGATGGGAAAACCTCAATTATTGGTATTAGATGAACCCACGGAAGGCATCCAACCCTCGATCATTTTAGAAATTGAGGCAGCAGTGCGAGGCATCATCGCAGCCACCGGCATCTCTGTTTTATTAGTTGAACAACATCTGCATTTCGTCCGACAAGCAGATTGGTATTATGCCATGCAAAAAGGCGGAATTGTGGCTTCTGGCGCTACGAGCGAACTTAGCAATGAAATTATACAAAGATTTTTAGCGGTGTAA
- the urtD gene encoding urea ABC transporter ATP-binding protein UrtD has protein sequence MNEKILEIENLTVSFDGFKALNQLNFSMDAGELRVVIGPNGAGKTTFLDAITGKVQPTTGRVLFKGRNLRSLSEDKIARFGIGRKFQTPRVYLNLTPRENLELAGNRNKNVLTTLFKKPPISERRNVTQLLETIGLVAKADIHAGLLSHGEKQWLEIGMLVAQAPDLLLVDEPVAGLTDEETELTGNLLLSLAESHSIIVIEHDMEFVRQIARKVTVLHEGSLLCEGTIEEVQNNPRVIEVYLGKPMTDYEVA, from the coding sequence GTGAACGAAAAAATTCTGGAAATTGAAAATTTAACCGTTAGTTTTGATGGATTTAAAGCGCTTAACCAGCTCAATTTTAGTATGGATGCTGGGGAGTTGCGCGTTGTTATTGGCCCGAATGGAGCGGGAAAAACCACGTTTCTGGATGCCATCACCGGCAAGGTGCAACCAACCACCGGGCGGGTATTATTTAAAGGGAGAAATTTACGCTCCCTCTCTGAAGATAAAATCGCCCGATTCGGGATTGGCAGAAAGTTTCAGACGCCGCGAGTTTACCTTAATTTAACGCCTCGTGAAAATTTAGAGTTAGCGGGCAACCGCAATAAAAATGTTTTAACAACTTTGTTTAAAAAGCCCCCAATATCTGAACGAAGAAATGTTACCCAGTTATTAGAAACAATTGGGTTAGTCGCAAAAGCAGATATTCATGCCGGCTTACTGTCTCACGGGGAAAAGCAGTGGTTAGAAATTGGGATGCTCGTTGCTCAAGCCCCAGATTTACTGCTAGTCGATGAGCCGGTTGCCGGTTTGACGGATGAAGAAACAGAATTAACCGGCAATTTACTTCTCTCCCTGGCGGAAAGTCACTCGATTATTGTCATTGAGCATGATATGGAATTTGTGCGACAAATTGCTCGAAAAGTAACCGTCTTACATGAAGGTTCCCTTTTATGTGAGGGCACGATTGAAGAAGTGCAAAATAACCCGCGTGTGATAGAAGTGTATTTAGGAAAACCGATGACCGATTACGAGGTAGCTTGA
- the urtC gene encoding urea ABC transporter permease subunit UrtC: MQQGEKGTEVESENESDLQPKNIKVERFSLRRKKAEDWRSGSENSSRLHSLTSKQNSLWIEAAAVVVIAAILIFIMPALLTEFRLNLLGRFLALAIAALGIDLIWGYTGMLSLGHGVLFALGGYALAMHLKLQIPPDASIQLPEFMSLYGVTELPWFWQPFYSFGFTVAAVILIPSVVAALLGYLVFRNRIRGVYFSILTQAATIVFFNFFNGQQQLINGTNGLTDFKTLFGAEVNAPRTQLVFYSITVLLLGGAYALCRWLTSGRFGRLLMAIRDDESRVRFSGYNPTGFKVLVFAISAALAGISGAIFTLQTGIISPKAMDIAFSIEMVIWVAVGGRASLVGAIVGAVVVNYAKSLLSEQLPEVWLFFQGALFLIVVMVLPNGLVGWLRYQAIDQIKGFFGFRKQVATYPSLEEDPEVRQEREKIGTGD, encoded by the coding sequence ATGCAACAGGGGGAAAAAGGTACAGAAGTCGAAAGTGAGAATGAGAGCGATCTACAACCAAAAAATATAAAAGTTGAGCGGTTCTCCTTGAGAAGAAAGAAAGCGGAGGATTGGAGAAGTGGAAGCGAGAATTCTTCACGGTTGCACTCTCTAACATCTAAACAAAATTCGCTATGGATAGAAGCCGCTGCGGTTGTGGTGATCGCAGCGATCCTCATCTTTATAATGCCGGCACTTCTGACAGAGTTTCGTCTCAACTTGCTGGGGCGATTTTTAGCCCTGGCAATTGCTGCCCTCGGCATTGATTTGATCTGGGGTTACACGGGAATGTTGAGCCTAGGGCATGGCGTTTTATTTGCTCTAGGGGGTTATGCTTTGGCAATGCACTTAAAGCTGCAAATTCCCCCCGATGCCAGTATTCAGTTACCGGAATTTATGTCGCTTTATGGGGTAACAGAACTCCCTTGGTTTTGGCAACCTTTTTACTCTTTTGGTTTTACCGTGGCTGCCGTAATTCTAATTCCTTCTGTGGTAGCAGCATTACTCGGTTATTTAGTGTTTCGCAACCGCATTCGAGGCGTTTACTTTTCGATTCTGACGCAGGCGGCAACGATTGTATTTTTCAACTTTTTTAATGGACAGCAACAACTGATTAATGGTACTAACGGGCTAACAGATTTTAAAACGTTATTTGGAGCAGAAGTCAATGCACCTCGGACGCAGCTCGTTTTCTATTCGATTACGGTGCTGTTGCTGGGTGGTGCCTATGCCTTGTGCCGTTGGTTGACAAGTGGGCGATTTGGGCGTTTGTTGATGGCAATTCGGGATGATGAAAGTCGGGTGCGTTTTTCCGGCTACAATCCCACCGGCTTTAAAGTTTTAGTATTTGCTATCTCTGCGGCACTTGCCGGCATCTCAGGTGCAATATTTACGCTGCAAACCGGCATCATTTCACCCAAAGCAATGGATATTGCTTTTTCCATAGAAATGGTAATTTGGGTGGCAGTAGGGGGACGAGCAAGTTTGGTCGGTGCGATTGTTGGGGCAGTTGTTGTTAACTATGCAAAAAGTTTGTTGAGCGAACAATTACCCGAAGTTTGGCTATTTTTTCAAGGCGCACTGTTTTTAATTGTGGTGATGGTACTTCCGAATGGTTTAGTGGGTTGGTTGCGTTACCAAGCTATTGATCAGATTAAAGGATTCTTTGGATTCCGCAAACAAGTCGCAACCTATCCCAGTCTAGAAGAAGATCCAGAAGTGCGACAGGAACGAGAAAAGATAGGGACTGGGGACTAA
- a CDS encoding branched-chain amino acid ABC transporter permease, with product MQVIDGLFNGISIGAVLLIAALGLAIIFGLMGVINMAHGELMMLGAYTTFVVQNAFKILGAPWSELYIFFALVCAFLVTALAGLILEKGVIRYLYGRPLETLLATWGVSLILQQFVRSVNWVLVVGIGLFCLLFFGAMWLLNRQSVIEQVRNRAIAVILPLSLGISWAAGQVLAQTYQLAVTKPWFGAQNVNVTAPAWLRGWWEPATNLRLPYARLFIIALTVICVIGIYLFLNRSAWGLRIRAVMQNRNMSACLGIPTKKVDALTFALGSGLAGVAGCAISLLGSVGPNTGQNYVVDTFMVVVVGGVGKLVGSIVAALTIGTVSYLMGSGTLAALFKPVPYLADIFAFFSTTSMAKVMVFALIIAFLQVKPAGIFPQKGRTVDA from the coding sequence TTGCAAGTCATTGATGGTTTATTTAATGGAATAAGTATTGGTGCAGTCTTATTAATTGCGGCTTTGGGGTTAGCAATTATTTTTGGCTTGATGGGCGTGATCAACATGGCTCACGGCGAGTTAATGATGCTGGGAGCTTATACAACTTTTGTGGTGCAAAATGCCTTCAAAATTTTGGGTGCACCTTGGTCAGAATTATATATTTTCTTTGCCCTAGTTTGCGCGTTTTTAGTGACGGCTTTAGCAGGGTTAATCCTAGAAAAAGGGGTAATTCGCTACCTCTACGGTCGTCCTTTAGAAACCCTGCTGGCGACTTGGGGAGTCAGTTTGATTCTACAACAGTTTGTCCGTAGTGTTAACTGGGTACTCGTGGTTGGAATTGGGCTATTTTGTCTATTATTTTTTGGGGCGATGTGGTTGCTAAACCGGCAATCGGTTATAGAGCAAGTTCGCAACAGAGCAATTGCAGTCATATTACCTTTGTCATTAGGAATTAGCTGGGCTGCTGGTCAAGTTTTAGCTCAAACTTATCAATTAGCCGTAACCAAGCCGTGGTTTGGTGCCCAGAATGTTAATGTTACAGCACCAGCTTGGCTGCGAGGTTGGTGGGAGCCGGCTACAAATTTGAGGCTACCTTATGCGCGGCTATTTATTATTGCGCTAACGGTTATTTGTGTGATAGGAATTTACCTATTTTTAAACCGTTCGGCGTGGGGATTGCGAATTCGGGCAGTGATGCAAAATCGCAATATGAGTGCTTGTTTAGGAATCCCCACAAAAAAGGTAGATGCCTTGACATTTGCTCTCGGTTCTGGATTAGCTGGGGTTGCCGGTTGTGCAATTAGCTTATTAGGTTCGGTAGGGCCGAATACAGGTCAGAATTATGTGGTAGATACGTTTATGGTGGTCGTCGTGGGTGGGGTTGGCAAGTTAGTCGGCAGTATTGTAGCAGCACTAACGATTGGGACAGTTAGTTACTTAATGGGTTCAGGTACACTGGCAGCTTTGTTCAAGCCGGTGCCATATTTGGCCGATATTTTTGCCTTCTTTTCAACAACAAGTATGGCGAAAGTGATGGTTTTTGCGCTGATTATTGCTTTTTTACAAGTGAAGCCGGCAGGAATCTTCCCGCAAAAAGGGCGTACCGTTGATGCTTAA
- the urtA gene encoding urea ABC transporter substrate-binding protein translates to MVRRLGRRKFLLYGSATLGTSIFLKACSGSPTQTGTNGTTTGASPSPNATTVAAASGDTIKVGILHSLTGTMGISEKSVVDAEQLAIEEINKAGGVLGKQIQAVVEDGQSDWPTFAEKARKLIEQDKVVTVFGCWTSASRKAVLPVFEQKNHMLWYPVQYEGQECSKNVFYTGAAPNQQIEPAVNWLLENKGKRFFLVGSDYVFPRTANTIIKAQLEAQGGETVGEDYLTLGSTEVTPLITKIKAALPDGGVIFNTLNGDSNVAFFKQLQGAGLGPDKYPTMSVSIAEEEVKAIGVEYLKGHYAAWNYFQTVDSPANKKFVESFKAKYGADRVTNDPMEAAYIMVYLWKQAVEKAKTPDDLELVRAAALGQTFDAPGGLVTLDNNHHLAKVVRLGQVRDDGLFEIVYSTPKAVEPLPWNQFVKDTKGYACDWSDPAKGGKYKKA, encoded by the coding sequence ATGGTAAGGCGATTAGGCCGGCGTAAATTTTTGCTCTATGGTTCAGCCACTCTAGGAACCAGTATTTTCTTGAAAGCTTGTAGCGGATCGCCGACACAGACTGGAACAAATGGCACGACGACAGGTGCTTCTCCCTCTCCAAACGCTACAACCGTTGCCGCTGCCAGTGGGGACACTATTAAAGTTGGCATTCTTCACTCACTCACCGGCACGATGGGAATTAGTGAAAAAAGCGTCGTTGATGCCGAACAACTCGCTATAGAAGAGATTAACAAAGCCGGTGGTGTTCTCGGCAAACAAATCCAAGCGGTTGTAGAAGATGGGCAATCAGATTGGCCAACTTTTGCAGAGAAAGCGAGAAAGCTGATAGAGCAGGATAAAGTTGTCACTGTTTTTGGTTGCTGGACTTCTGCCAGTCGTAAAGCAGTGCTGCCGGTGTTTGAGCAGAAAAATCATATGCTCTGGTATCCTGTGCAGTACGAAGGTCAAGAGTGTTCTAAAAACGTCTTTTACACAGGTGCCGCTCCCAATCAGCAAATCGAGCCGGCGGTTAATTGGCTATTAGAAAATAAAGGCAAAAGGTTCTTTTTAGTTGGCTCTGACTACGTTTTTCCGCGCACTGCCAACACCATCATTAAAGCACAGCTAGAAGCCCAAGGTGGGGAAACAGTCGGGGAAGATTACTTAACCCTAGGAAGTACAGAAGTAACGCCGCTGATTACTAAAATTAAAGCAGCTTTGCCCGATGGCGGCGTAATTTTCAACACCCTCAATGGTGACAGTAACGTTGCTTTCTTCAAACAACTGCAAGGTGCCGGTTTAGGTCCAGATAAGTATCCGACAATGTCGGTGAGTATTGCCGAAGAAGAAGTCAAAGCAATCGGTGTAGAATATCTCAAAGGTCACTATGCCGCCTGGAACTACTTCCAAACCGTGGATAGTCCTGCTAATAAGAAATTTGTTGAATCGTTCAAGGCTAAATATGGAGCTGATCGGGTAACGAATGACCCGATGGAAGCTGCTTATATTATGGTTTACTTGTGGAAACAAGCCGTTGAAAAAGCGAAAACACCTGACGATTTAGAATTAGTTAGAGCTGCGGCTTTAGGGCAGACTTTTGATGCGCCTGGAGGCTTGGTCACTTTAGACAATAATCATCATTTGGCTAAAGTCGTGCGCTTAGGGCAAGTCAGGGATGATGGTTTGTTTGAGATTGTTTACTCTACACCTAAAGCAGTAGAGCCATTACCTTGGAATCAATTTGTGAAAGACACCAAAGGCTATGCTTGTGATTGGTCAGATCCAGCAAAAGGCGGAAAATACAAGAAAGCCTAA
- a CDS encoding iron uptake porin, whose amino-acid sequence MHKVLWRLLLISPAILISLLGVSMATIAEESPKKLQILELPIKSEESAIEPAVIEEMPALNEPLNLGSPQVENVETLVKNQEMEQVTSVSQLSDVQPTDWAFQALQNLVERYGCIAGYPDGTFRGNRAITRYEFAAGLNACLEAITQLIQPGEDFVTQEDLAILNRLLEEFQGELATLRGRIDALEARTSELEANQFSTTTKLVGEVVFAASDIIGEIDTGRNAVPTLSERVRLNFITSFTGQDSLLVRLYASNTPNLGAAAGTNMARLHPDRGTGNNFDIDLGWYNFPLGDKGNVLIEFAGGKLDDFAPSLNALDYGGAALGTISQFGQRNPIYRLSGAGVGAGATYNFSKSLGLSLGYLAGNYLSGGDPSPKRGFFNGTFGAIAQLTVQPTENIGLGLTYVRSYFTGEDVANNNVSTAGGVGSSLAEKPFGDVATSLDSYGVEATWRLSPRFVLGGWVGRTEATAQNNAFSNGVRVANQGDDATILNWALTLAFPDLGKEGNLGGIVVGMPPKITNSDVAEDEDSSLHLEAFYRYQITDNIGITPGLMVILDPEHNSENKTMYVGTLRTTFTF is encoded by the coding sequence ATGCATAAAGTTTTGTGGCGATTGTTGCTCATTAGCCCAGCAATTTTAATCTCTCTGCTGGGTGTTTCAATGGCCACAATTGCTGAAGAATCCCCCAAAAAATTGCAAATTCTTGAATTGCCAATTAAATCTGAGGAGAGCGCAATTGAGCCGGCAGTGATTGAAGAAATGCCGGCACTAAATGAGCCATTAAATCTTGGTAGCCCTCAAGTAGAAAATGTCGAAACTCTTGTAAAAAATCAGGAAATGGAACAAGTGACATCCGTTTCCCAACTGTCTGATGTGCAACCAACTGATTGGGCATTTCAAGCTTTACAAAACTTAGTTGAACGTTATGGTTGCATAGCTGGATATCCCGATGGAACATTTCGAGGAAATCGGGCAATAACGCGATATGAATTTGCTGCCGGTTTAAATGCCTGCTTAGAAGCGATTACTCAGCTAATTCAGCCGGGGGAAGACTTTGTCACCCAAGAAGATTTAGCAATTCTTAACCGGCTACTTGAAGAATTTCAAGGAGAATTGGCTACTTTAAGAGGTCGGATTGACGCTTTAGAAGCCCGTACATCTGAACTAGAAGCCAATCAATTCTCTACAACCACAAAACTCGTTGGAGAAGTCGTATTTGCTGCCAGCGATATCATCGGAGAAATCGACACCGGCAGAAACGCAGTCCCCACTTTATCTGAACGAGTGCGTCTCAATTTTATTACGAGTTTCACCGGCCAAGATAGTTTATTAGTTCGCTTATACGCATCTAATACTCCAAATTTAGGTGCTGCTGCCGGCACAAATATGGCGCGACTCCACCCAGACAGAGGCACTGGCAATAATTTCGACATTGATTTAGGTTGGTATAACTTTCCTCTCGGCGACAAAGGCAACGTTTTGATCGAATTTGCCGGCGGTAAACTCGATGATTTTGCCCCCTCACTCAACGCCCTAGATTACGGCGGCGCTGCCCTAGGAACTATCTCCCAATTTGGACAGCGTAACCCTATTTATCGGCTTAGTGGGGCCGGTGTAGGTGCGGGAGCAACCTATAATTTCAGCAAAAGCTTGGGTTTATCTTTAGGTTATTTAGCCGGCAATTATCTTTCCGGTGGCGATCCCAGTCCTAAACGCGGATTTTTTAATGGAACTTTTGGCGCAATCGCACAATTAACCGTGCAACCCACCGAAAATATTGGGTTAGGTTTGACTTATGTGCGCTCTTATTTTACCGGAGAAGATGTGGCAAATAATAATGTCAGCACTGCCGGTGGAGTGGGCAGTTCCTTAGCAGAAAAACCCTTTGGAGATGTTGCCACTTCATTAGATTCTTATGGCGTAGAAGCAACTTGGCGGCTTAGCCCCAGATTTGTGTTAGGCGGTTGGGTTGGTAGGACAGAAGCAACTGCTCAAAATAATGCTTTTAGTAATGGAGTGAGAGTTGCGAATCAGGGAGACGATGCCACGATTTTAAACTGGGCACTTACCTTAGCTTTTCCAGACCTCGGCAAAGAAGGTAACTTAGGGGGAATTGTCGTGGGAATGCCGCCAAAAATAACCAATAGTGATGTTGCTGAAGATGAAGATTCCTCTTTACATTTAGAAGCGTTTTATCGCTATCAAATTACGGACAATATCGGCATTACTCCAGGTTTAATGGTCATTCTCGATCCTGAACACAACAGCGAGAACAAGACGATGTATGTTGGGACACTCCGCACAACATTTACGTTTTAA
- the ureG gene encoding urease accessory protein UreG, which produces MSAFRVGIAGPVGSGKTALVDALCKAMRQQYKIAVVTNDIYTQEDAQFLVRSQALEQDRILGVETGGCPHTAIREDASINLVAIEQLEVRFSDLNLVFVESGGDNLASTFSPELVDLTIYVIDVAAGDKIPRKGGPGITKSDLLVINKIDLAPYVGADLGVMERDTKKMRGEKPFVFANLKSQEGLEVVVNFIRYHLN; this is translated from the coding sequence ATGAGTGCATTTCGTGTAGGAATTGCCGGCCCTGTTGGATCGGGAAAAACTGCCTTAGTTGATGCTTTATGCAAGGCGATGCGGCAGCAATACAAAATTGCGGTTGTTACGAATGATATTTACACCCAAGAAGACGCTCAATTTTTAGTTCGCTCTCAAGCCTTAGAACAGGATCGCATTTTGGGAGTGGAAACCGGCGGCTGTCCCCATACTGCCATTCGTGAGGATGCTTCCATTAATTTGGTGGCAATTGAACAGTTGGAGGTGCGGTTTTCAGATTTAAATTTGGTGTTTGTAGAAAGTGGGGGAGATAATCTCGCCTCAACGTTTAGTCCGGAGTTAGTTGATTTAACGATTTATGTGATTGATGTGGCTGCCGGCGATAAAATTCCTCGCAAAGGTGGCCCAGGAATTACGAAGTCAGATTTGCTAGTAATTAATAAGATTGACTTGGCTCCTTATGTTGGGGCAGATTTGGGTGTAATGGAACGCGATACTAAAAAAATGAGAGGCGAAAAACCGTTTGTTTTTGCAAATTTGAAAAGCCAGGAAGGACTAGAAGTTGTGGTTAACTTTATCCGTTATCATCTAAACTGA
- a CDS encoding GNAT family N-acetyltransferase: MDEPTIERLRRISQSVHQVAAQGREAITVGPFQALLEPFTDMIWLNYAVPIAPLGSAREVAEALAELRRVFAERQRTIRFEFIEALWPALPGALEEAGLQLQARQPLMLCTPGDFQPFNAPDVQVQRLTDTENLEILTNYLSIQSESFNFGEINEPPSAEMIEQLREHLQRGSWRCAMATVEGMPAGGGCTMPLERLCELAGVGTLPSMRRRGVAATLCSFLVQDHFDSGGDLVWLSAGDAVSQALYQKIGFSVVNTQLNYIDTDKNLAI, from the coding sequence ATGGACGAACCTACAATTGAGCGACTGCGTCGCATCTCGCAGAGTGTACATCAAGTGGCAGCACAAGGACGGGAAGCCATTACAGTTGGCCCTTTTCAAGCGCTGCTTGAGCCGTTTACAGATATGATTTGGCTGAACTATGCGGTTCCCATTGCCCCGCTAGGAAGCGCTAGAGAGGTGGCTGAAGCACTGGCAGAACTGCGGCGTGTGTTTGCTGAGCGCCAGCGTACCATCCGCTTTGAGTTTATAGAGGCGCTTTGGCCGGCACTTCCTGGGGCATTAGAAGAGGCCGGTTTGCAACTACAGGCACGTCAACCACTGATGCTTTGCACACCCGGCGATTTTCAACCGTTTAACGCCCCTGATGTGCAGGTGCAGCGCCTCACTGACACCGAGAATCTAGAGATTCTCACAAACTACCTATCTATACAAAGCGAAAGTTTCAACTTTGGGGAGATAAATGAACCTCCATCGGCAGAGATGATCGAGCAGTTGCGCGAGCATTTGCAGCGTGGCAGTTGGCGGTGCGCGATGGCAACTGTTGAGGGAATGCCGGCTGGGGGTGGCTGTACAATGCCCTTGGAACGGCTTTGTGAGCTTGCGGGTGTGGGTACATTACCCTCTATGCGCCGGCGCGGTGTGGCGGCTACGCTGTGCAGCTTTCTGGTGCAAGATCATTTTGACTCTGGGGGCGATTTGGTTTGGCTTTCTGCCGGCGATGCTGTTTCTCAAGCACTTTACCAAAAAATTGGATTTAGTGTCGTGAACACGCAGTTAAACTATATTGATACGGATAAAAATCTTGCTATTTAA
- a CDS encoding urease accessory protein UreF, translating into MLNNLALLNLLQLASPALPVGAYSYSEGLETLVNNSTINNRQSLENWILHSLKSGGIRLEAAVMVRAYRAAEAGDLESLKYWNAWATAARETEELRQQSLQMGSALNRLLRSMQPQLEVCLSACGNSCNFALAFGIAAQFWQIDCEAAVQGYVHSWASNLIGAGVKLIPLGQTAGQQLLLSLHPNLITATQEILSWEDDDLSVCSWGLSLASMNHETLYTRLFRS; encoded by the coding sequence ATGTTAAATAATTTAGCACTTTTAAATTTGTTACAGTTAGCGAGTCCGGCGCTGCCGGTGGGAGCTTATAGTTATTCTGAAGGACTTGAAACGCTTGTTAATAATAGTACGATTAATAATAGACAGAGCTTAGAAAACTGGATATTACACTCTTTAAAATCCGGGGGAATTCGGCTGGAAGCAGCGGTGATGGTGCGTGCTTATCGGGCTGCTGAAGCGGGGGATCTGGAGAGTTTAAAATACTGGAATGCTTGGGCAACAGCGGCAAGAGAAACGGAAGAGTTGCGGCAGCAAAGTTTGCAGATGGGAAGTGCTTTAAACCGGCTGCTTCGGTCAATGCAGCCGCAGTTAGAGGTGTGCTTGAGTGCTTGCGGGAATTCTTGTAATTTTGCCCTTGCTTTTGGGATTGCAGCTCAATTTTGGCAAATTGATTGTGAAGCGGCTGTGCAGGGTTATGTACATAGTTGGGCATCCAATTTAATCGGTGCCGGTGTTAAACTGATTCCGCTCGGTCAAACTGCCGGCCAACAGTTATTACTGAGTTTACATCCAAATTTGATTACAGCTACCCAAGAAATTTTATCCTGGGAAGATGACGATTTAAGCGTTTGCAGTTGGGGCTTATCGCTGGCGAGTATGAACCATGAAACACTTTACACTCGGCTATTTCGCAGTTAA